A window of Streptomyces sp. NBC_01224 genomic DNA:
GCCGAGGAGCACTACGTCACCGCGCTGGCCCTGCTGGAGCGGGCGGGCGCCGCAGGTGATCTCGCGGACATCTGCCGACTCCTGGGCGATCTGCTACGACGCCTGGGCCGGACCGAGGCGGCGATGGACGCGTACCGGACCGGGCTCGGGCATCAGGCCTCTCCCGGCAGCACCACACTGGGACCGGCGCCGGTGCGGCCGCCCACCGCCTGAGTTCCGTCCGGTCGAGTCAGACCGCCTGCCCGCCACACCCCTGGGTGAGGAACGCCTCGACGGTCCGGGTGAATCGGCGGGGGTCGTCGAGCCAGGGGTAATGGCCGGCGTCCGGCTGGACGGCCAGTTCGGCCCGGGGGAACAACTCCGTGATGTCGGCGGCGATACGGGGAAGCGGGCCGCCGTCCGCTCCGCCCGCATGGACCAGGACCGGTGCATCCCACGCGCTCAGGGCGGCGCGGGCCGCCTCGCGGTGAAAAGCGCCGCGGGACACCTTGACGTCCGCGGCCTCCTCGAGGACCAGCTCGGTTCACTCGGCCTGGTCCTGACGCCGTGGTTCTCTGGACCACCCGGTACATCGACGCCGCCGTCGCACAGCTCCGCGCCGCGGATCGACCTACGAGGAGCAGATCGGCTACGCCCGAGCCGTGGTCGACGGCGACTGGGTGCACGTATCCGGGACGACCGGCTTCGACTACCGCACGATGACCATCTCGGACGACGTCGTCGAGCAGGCCGAGCAGTGCCTCCGCAACATCGAATACGCGCTCAGTCTGTCGCGGGGCTGCTGGAGGAGGTCCCGGGCAGCACGACCCGCGTCGTCCTCACGCCTGCAATTTTGGTCGCCGGCAGGCGGACAGGACCGGCATCGCGGACATCACGGCCCGGCTGTACGCGGGTCTGCCGGCCGAGGACCTGGCAGCGGCAGGCCGCGTACTGCCAAGGTCACCGCGCGGGCGAACGCCGTCCTGGCCGGGGCCTGAGGCGTTCCGACCGGGAGTACAGAGCCCGTGAAGCGCACCGGGCAGCACTCATCCGGCTGACCGGGGGGACGGCTCCGGCGCCGGCGCAGGCTCGGGTGTGGGCGGCTGCGGAATCGGATCCGGTGACGGGCCGGGCGGGATGGGGCCCGGCGGTGGGGGCGGCGGCTCCGGCAGCGGCGCCGGAGGCCCCGGCATCGGTCCCGGGGTGGGCGCCGGTGGCACGGGGTCGGGGTACGGATTGGTCATCGGGGGCCTCCGAGCGGTTCGGGGTGGATCTCCTTCCACCGTCCCCCGGCGCGGCTGCCCTCGCCTGGTGAGTCCATGCGTACAGGTTCCGAATGATCCGTGCGGGTCCGGGACCCGAACGGCAGGTCAGCGCGCGGCGGCGGCCGCGGCGGCGAGGCCCGGCCGGGGACTGGAGAGCACCGGGATCCGGGTGGCCGTACGGGTGACCGCATCGGCCATGGACGCCTGCGCCGGCACGATCGCATCGGCGTCCGCCACCGCATCGGCCGTGGCCGCGACCAGGTCCGGACAGCCGTGACGGTCATCGGCTTCGAAGCACGCCCAGGCGCCGTCGACCATCACGGCACGGACCTCTACGGGCCGGTCCCCCGTCGCTTCGGCGAGCAGCGCGAGGGTCGGTCCCAGGGGCGCGGAGTCGGTCGCGAGTACCACCACGCGTTCCCGTTCCGCGGCAGCGGGCCGCCATCGGGCGGTCGACACGCAGCACGGGAACGCCGAGCGTCGCCGCGGCCGACTCCGCGACTCCGCCGATCGTCGAACAGGTACAGAGGACTGCGGAGGCATCCTCTGCGACGTTGCCCGCGAGCAGCGCCAGGATCTCGCCCGACACCGCGTCCGGGCTCCCGACTCCCTTGCTCGGGTGAGCAGGTCCTCGTACACGAGATGGCACGAGATGACACAGGGCGAGTCCGGGATGGCCCGTGCCCCTGAGCGCGTCGAAGACCGGGACATGGACCGGGGAGGTGTGCAGAGCAGGGCGAGTGTCATCCGCCAAGCGGTACACCCCCCGGCCGATGGGATCACTACAGCTCGGGGTGCGACTTGAGCTGGACCTTCGCCTGCTCCATCAGTTCGGCCGGGGCTTCGGGAGCCCGGTCGGGGTGGTGCTGCGCCCACTTCGCGGCGTACGGGCAGAGCGGGACGACGGGAACGCCCTCACGGCCCGCCATGGCGTAGAACTCCTGGACGAGGGCGCCGGCGATGCCCTTGCCCTCGTGGCCGGGTTCGACGACGGTGTGCACGGCCACGAGCGCCGCGGGGTCGCCGTCCATCACGAAGTATGCGATGACTCCAACGGCCTTGCCGTTCTCGTACGCGCGCAGGTTGCCGCTCGCGCGGTCGTCGCGGATGTCGAGTTCGATCCGGTCGGTCTGTTCTGCCATGACGGGTACTCCCTCGGTGGTCGAGCCGGATCAGCGCGCCGCGGGGACGGCGTGCGGGCTCCGTTCGGTAGCGGTGCCGGGTACGGGCTCGGAGGCATCGGCGCCGAGCGCGACGATACGGTTGCCGGCGTCGACGTGCACGATGCGCGGGGTCAGTCCACGGGCCTCGGCGTCGTCGACCTGGGCGTAGCTGATCAGGATGACCAGGTCACCGGGGTGGACGAGATGGGCGGCGGCGCCGTTGATACCGATGACACCGGAGCCGCGTTCGCCCTCGATGACGTACGTTTCCAGGCGGGCGCCGTTGTCGATGTCGACGATGTGCACCAGCTCGCCGGGCAGTAGATCCGCAGCTTCCATCAGCTCGGCATCGACGGTGACGGAGCCGACGTAGTGCAGGTCGGCCTGGGTCACGGTGGCCCGGTGGATCTTGGACTTGAACATTGTACGCATCATCGAGGCGCTCCTGGATCTAGGCTCCCTGCCTGCGTTTTTGCAGGTCAAGGGCGGTTTCCCTACCCTACAGCGAGTCGCATTTTCGGGCAGCATTCCCCAGGTTTTTCAGGACTCATGCCGACCACTTGCTGACTTTTCTGACAAATCGTCAGGCGGTTGCAGGGGGATTCGCCCCGCTCTCCTGATGCCGGCGGCCGCCAGGTGTTCGGCGAGCGCGAACGACGTATATTGCGACCCCGCGTTCGAGTGATGGACAAGGTTGCCGGTGCCGGGCGGGCGGCCTTCACGGTCGCGTTGCCACAGCCCCATGTCCAGGGCGTCCGGGGCGAGTTGGGTCTGTTTCGAGGTGGAGGCGGCCCAGCCGACGATGCGGCGGGAGAAGGTGTCCACGACGAACGCGACGTAGACGACGCCGGAGAACGTGGCGATGTGGGTGAAGTCGGCGACCCAGCAACGGTTCGGCGCGGACGCGACGAAGTCACGGTCGACCAGGTCCGGAGCGCGTGGTGCGGCCGGGGCGGGGATTGTGGTGATCACCTTCTTCCCACGGATGGCGCCGGTGATGCCGAGCTCGCGCATCAGCCGTTCGACGGTGCAGCGGGCCACCGGCTGGCCTTGGCGGTTCAGATGCCGCCAGATCTTCCTCGCTCCGTAGACGCGGTAGTTGGCCTCGCAGACGTCCTGGATCAGGGTCTTCAGTTCGGCATCGCGAATAATGCGGGCCGCCGGTGATTCCCGGCGCTTGTGGTGGGCGTAGTAGGTGGACGGGGCGATCTTGCAGTCGTGCTCGGTAAGGACACGACAGATCGGCTCGACTCCGCCGAAGCGGTCCCGGGGCTCGTCGATGAAGGCTACGAGCGTGTGTGTGGCCGGTCGAGCTCGGCCGCGAAGAAACTTGCCGCGGCCTTGAGGATCTCGTTGGCCCGCTTCAGCTCGGCGATCTGCTTCTTCATCGCCTTGATCTGCGTGGACTCCTCCGTCGTTGTCCCTGGCCGGGCGCCGGCGTCGACCTGGTCCTCCCGGACCCACTTGCGCAAGGTCTCGGTCGTGCCGATGCCGAGTTTCGACGCGACCGCTTTCATCGCGGCCCACTCGGTGTCGTACTCCGGCCGCACCTCGGCGACCATCCGCACCGCACGACGGCGCAGCTCAAGCGGGTACTGGGAAGGACGTGCCATGACTCGATCCTCGATCGAGTCGCTACTGAACCCGGAACGGTTCATGAGTTCCCTGGGGAGTCCAGCCGGATGGTGACCGTAGGTGGTCTCCGAAGGCGTACCGGCTCCAGGTTCCTCCGGCTTGGGCGGCCGGCTTGGCGGTGGTGACCTGGTGGCAGCCGAGGGGCGTCGGCGACGACGGGTGCGGGCATCTACGTGCTGGCGGATCGCAGAGGCCCGGCCGGCGATAGTGGGGACGCCGAGGTCGTTGACCAACGCCGAGAGCCCGTTGGGGTGCATCGGCTGTCCGGCCCGGCGCCCGGGGAACAGCGGCGCTTTACTGGTGGGCTCTCGTATTCAACTGTCGCCAGTTCTCCGAGGAGTCCAACCGACTGGTGACCTTGTGTGATCGCCGGCGGCGTACGGCTCCGCGTCCCGCCGGTCTCCTTCAGGAGGCGGCTGGTGCCCCTGTCGTGGTAGCCGAGAGCGTCCGCGACGACGGGGGCAGGCAGTTCGAGGAGTTGCTGTCGGATGGCGGCACCGCGGGCGGCTGCGACCGCGCGACGCCGATCCCGCCCATGAGCGCGGAAGGGTGTCGGGGCGGGCCGGCTGGGGAAGAGCCAGCGGGGTGCCTGATTGGTGGCGGCGTTCATGTTGTCGCGACTTGCGATGTACTCCAGCAGCAGGGATGCGACTGGCGCGGGGGCGGGTGAGGCGGGTTCCCCGAGCCGTAAAAGCGTTGCTTCTCCGTCGCTGAACACGTCGTCGAGCGTCAACTGGGCGATGCGGGCAGGGGAGGCCGGTGTGCGCGATCAGCGCCATCCCCGTCGTCCGTGGAGGGCATGCGTACCGGCCTGCCCGGCCGAACGGGTGCCGTCGGTCAGCGTCTGACGATCCGGTCGAGGACGCTGGCGATGCCGGACTTGACCGCGTCGCGGTGGTGGAGGGGTTCCGCGGGCAGTTCGCTGGTGGGGCGCACGCCCCGGTCGGCGAGGATGTAGAGCAGGCGCAGGGTGCGCAGGCAGTTGCTGATGTGAGCGGGCACCGGGGTGCTGATGCGGTCGGCCCCGAAGCGGTCGGCGATCGGATCCAGCCAGCCGACGGCGTCGCGTTCGCTCAGGTCGGTGCGGGTGAGGACCCGGGCGATCGCCCGAGCCAGGCGGTCGTCCTCCATCTGGTCGTAGACGTGGTCGGTGGGCGCCGTCAGCCGCGCGGCGGCGAGGTCCAGCATCCGCACCGGCGCCACCTCGGGGTGGCGACCGAAGCCGGCAAGCAGGTCCGCGCCGTGCGCCACCGCATGAAGCCAGCCGAGCGTGTCGTCGTGGCCGCGTAGATCCTGCTCCGCCGGGTACCAGTGCTCGAACGCGTCCACCCAGCCGGCCTTGAAGTCCCCCGCGGCCACCAGCATGTCGAGCACGAGGGGCGCGAAGGTGCGGGCCTCGACCCGCGCGTCGGTGAACCGGGTCGCCATCTCGTCCCCCAGCTCCAGCCGCCGGGACGTCCCGATCGCCCCGCGGGCGATCCAGGTCGCGAGGACGGTGTAGGGCGCGCCGTCCCGGACCAGTGGATCGGGATCTGCCAGGGCACGGGACAACTCGCGGACGAGGTCGTCCATGGGCCGGTCAGCGGGCACGGCACAGTCGCCGGCCTCGACGCTCTTCCAGTCGATCATGACGAGCAGAGTAGGTCCTTGCCGTTGCCGCACGCCTGCGAATTATGTCCAGGTATCCATCTCAACCCGTCAACTGCCCGACCATACCCAGCAGTTCTGGCTTCTGCATCACCCTGCCCGCCGAAGCCGGACAGGGTGATGCACAGCGGCCAGGTCCAGCGCGCGATGCCGCGGGTCCGCGACCGGCCGAAGCCAGACCACTGGTCACGCGGCGCTTTACTGGTGAGCTCGCGTATTCAACTGTCGCGAGTTCCCCGGGCTACCGTACTCGATAGCTACAGAGAGTGACATTCATCCTTGTGTAGTGGGAGCATTGGCGACAGTTGGATACGCGAGCTCACCAGTACGGACCTCGGACCGGAGTCCGCGGGGCATGCCGGGCCCGTCGCCGCGGACCTCGCCGGCCAACTCCAGCGCACCGCACAGGAATGGTCTTGCAGATCAGGGTTTCGTGTGGAGTGTTCTTGGCGAAGTACTTCAACCATGGGCTTATCGCCGGTTGCCGGTCATCCTGCTGTCGCTGTTTTCCGTGAGCCCCGAGGCGGGCAGTCCGTCCCGGTGCTGGGCCCGCGGGTCGATGCTGAGGCGAAGCGCACCGCGCGCGTGCTGGCCGGGTTGGCGACCCATGCCAGACCTGTCGAGCGGACCGTCGCGCTGCGGCAGGCCGCCACGGCTGCCGGTGAGTTGGTGGCCGCGCTGTCGGCTCTGGCTCCGGCCGTGGCCGGTGAGGGACTGCCGGCGGAGTCGACCAGTCAGTCCTTCTTCCGGGTCCGTGAAGGGGAGCTGTCGGATCAGCAGGCCGCCCTGCACGGTGTCCTGGTCGTCCACCGCGGTCTGGAAGACCTGTGTGAGGCTCCGCTGTCGGGTGCCGACCTGGCACTGGAGGCGGCCGGGATGCGGCAGTCGGTGCTCGACCTCACCGGCGCAGCGCCGGCCGCCGACCCTGACTTCGTACCGCCGGTGGCCGTCCCCGAGCCTGCTGAGGGGTCGTCGTTGGAGAGTGTGTGGAGTGCTCGGTGGCTCATCGGGCACCAGGTCCATGTCTTGTTCAACGTCTGCGCCGCGGTCGCCGTGGCCGACGCCACCCGCCACCTGCGGCACGGCGACGGCGATGCCGCTCTGCTGCGGCTGACAGATGCGACGGTGTACGTGCGGGGCTTCCCGGCGGCCATGACCCACGCCAGTACCGTCCCGGCCGATTACTACATGGCGGCGATACGCCACACCATGGCGCCTCCGTCGGTGGACGTCCCGTTGAGCGGGCGCCAACATCGCGGATACAAGCTGTTCCGGGCGGCGATGAAGGACCTGCTGTCCGTGGTTCCCGACTCCTACGAGCAGTTGGCGGCCCGCGCCCCGGAGCTGGCCGAGGCACGGGCCGCTCTCCTGGAAGCCGACATCGTGGACGGTGAACGGCACGTCACCCTCGCGTACTCGATGGTGCATCTGCATCGTTCCATCGCTCAGAAACCAGAAGGCCCCGACAACGCCGTCGCCGAACTACGGCTCATGCGCCATCGCCGCGCAGCTCAGTACGCATCCCTGATCCGGTTCGGGGACCACTACATCGCCGACGCCGTGGCCGGCCTGCGGCACTCGTGAGTCCGCGTGTCCGCCACCCACCCCCCGGCAGGAGACCCTGATGCCCGAGACGACGCCCGGCACCACCCAAAGCTCTGCCGTCGCCGCCGGCTGGGCACTTGACCCGGCCGATGCCGACGCGTGCGAGCGGCTGGCCCGCACCCTGTGCACCGGCGGGCACGACCAGGTCGACAACCCCGAGTGGGTGGCAGGGGCCCGGGACGCCTGGGAGGACCTTCCGTTCCCGCTGCGCCGTGGAGTGCGCCGGTTTCGAAGGCACTCCGGCCCGCACGGCACCTTGTTGATCAGCGGCCTGCCCGTCGATCAGGCGGCCCTGCCCGCGACACCGACCGTACCCGGCTCGGTCCAGCGCCAGGCCACCATCTCGGCCGCGGTGCTCACCATGGTGGCCTGCGGGCTAGGCGAGCCTCTCGCCTACCGGGCTGAGAAATCCGGCGCCCTCGTGCAGGACGTCGTGCCCGTGCCTGGGCAGGAGACCTTCCACGGCAACGCCGGTTCGGTGCCGCTGTCCTTCCACACCGAGAACGGCTTCCACCCCCACCCACCCGACTATGTGATCTTCCTGTGCCTGCGCGCCGACCACGACCAGATCGCCGGCATGCGCATCGCCGGCATCCGCCAAGCACTGCCGCTTCTCACCCCAGCCAGCCGCCAGGCCCTGTTCGCACCGGAGTTCATCACCACACCACCACCCTCCTTCGGCCCCGCCACTGCCGCGAGCGAGCCCGACGTCAAGCCCCGACCGGTGCTGTCGGGAGCGGTCGAGGATCCCGACATACGCATGGCCCAACTCGTCACCACCCCGCTCACCCCTCGGGCCACCGCGGCACTGACCGAATTCGGCCGCGCCTGCGACGCGACCGCCCGCACCCTGCGCCTGACACCCGGCGACCTGGTCATCATCGACAACCGCGTCACCGTCCATGGCCGCACCGCCTTCCACCCCCGTTACGACGGAGCAGACCGCTGGCTGCAACGCACCTACGTCACCACCGACCTGCGCCGCTCCCGCGACCACCGCCCCCACGACGGCCACGTACTCGCCCGCTGACCAGCGTCCAGTCCCACGGGTAGGTGTTCACGTACGCGGTGAACGTCTTCCCCCGTTCTCCCGGCCTTCCACGGTCGTGCGGGCCAGGTTCCGCGCCAGCTGCTGATTGACGAACCCGGTCAGAAGACCGCCAGGACGACCCCGGCGCCCTTCACCAGCAGCAGGGCGAGCACCAGCATGTACCCGCCCCCGAGGCCCCACCAGAGCAGGAGCCGGCGGCACCACCCGCTCAAACAGGTCCCACAACTCGTCCGGCACCAGCCGCTCTATGATCCCCACGACACCAGACTATCGAGCAGCCCAAATGAGACGACCTCTTAGAGGTCGTTTTCCTGCAATTCGGTTGGGAAGATGGCGATTCTTTCGGCGCGTGCGTGACGGACGGTTGAGGCCACTGAGGCGGGTGGCTCGAAGGTGCTCTTCTGGGGTGACGGGTGGGGCGGAGTATGCCTTGGGTCTGTTTCATCCCAGGGTGGGGGGCGCATTGGCTTTGCTCCCGTTGTCGGTGCCGCACGCCTGGGCGTGGGCTGCCCTGAGCGGTACGTCCAGAGCATGACTGAACGCCGCCCGTATCCGAGTGATCTGTCCGATGCCCGGTGGGAGTTGATCGAACCGGTCCTGACCGACTGGCGGGCCGAGTGCCGCAGCAGGGCCCTGAACATCGGTCGCCCACCCGAGCACGACCTGCGTACCATCCTGGACGCGATCCTCTACGTGGACCGCACCGGAGTGCAGTGGCGCTACCTCCCCCACGACTTCCCGCCCTGGGAAACGGTCTACGGCTACTTCGCCAAGTGGGAAAAGGACGGCGTGTTCGCCCAGCTCAGCGGGCTGCTGCGGAGCCTGCTGCGTGAACACGAAGGCCGAAACGCCGAACCGTCCGCGTGCGTCATCGACGCACAGAGCGTGAAAACCTCCACAAGCGTTCCCGCCACGAGCCAGGGCACGGACGCGGGCAAGAAGATCGTCGGCAGGAAGAGAAGCATCGTGACGGACACACTCGGCCTGCTTCTGGCGGTTCTGGTCACGGCCGCGAGCGTCCAGGACTCCGTCGCCGGCACCAGCCTGATCGACACGGTGGCTGCCGAGCACCCCACGATCCGGAAGGTCTGGGTCGACGGCGGCTACCGCCAGCACCTCGTCGAGCACGCCGCGGCCCTGGGTATCGACATGGAAATCACCCAACGCAGGCCCGGGACCAGGGGCTTCACCCCCATCCCGAAGCGGTGGCCCGTCGAGCGAACCTACGGATGGCTGATGTTTCACCGCCGCCTGGCCCGCGACTACGAAGCCCTGCCCACCCGCTCCGAAGCCATGATCCACCTCGCCATGACCGACCTCATGGCCCGCCGCCTCACCGGGGAAACCACCGTGTCCTGGCGCGACCTGACAGCCCAGGACGAAACGCGATCCACGGGATGAAACACCGGGAGAAAACGACCTCTTAGCTAGGAGTGCCCGTTGTATGGCGCGAGCCACCCTGCGGCATGGCGGTCGCCGCGAGTGAAGACGGCGCCTCCTCGTCGGCCTCTTGAAGAGTCATCGAGATTGCCCGGCGGGTAGTCGACCATGGCGGGGGTGCCGTCGGAGACGTACCGGATCGTCGTCGCGCCGTCCCAGAGGCAGATCACCGCGCCGTGCGGGGCTTCCACACGCAATGAGCCGGAGTGCGGGGTGAGGACGGTTCCGGTGGCCCGCTGCTTGAGCAGCGCCTGGTATCGCGCCGGTGTGATCGCACTGTCGCGCGGCGGGGTGGTCCCCGTCCAGTCGGGGGCACCGATACCGCGATCGCGCGCCGCGCGCCACATGCGCGGTACCAGCCGCGGTGCCAGCCGCGGTGTGGCCATCCGGCCGCAC
This region includes:
- a CDS encoding alpha/beta fold hydrolase, with translation MSRGAFHREAARAALSAWDAPVLVHAGGADGGPLPRIAADITELFPRAELAVQPDAGHYPWLDDPRRFTRTVEAFLTQGCGGQAV
- a CDS encoding GNAT family N-acetyltransferase → MAEQTDRIELDIRDDRASGNLRAYENGKAVGVIAYFVMDGDPAALVAVHTVVEPGHEGKGIAGALVQEFYAMAGREGVPVVPLCPYAAKWAQHHPDRAPEAPAELMEQAKVQLKSHPEL
- the panD gene encoding aspartate 1-decarboxylase; amino-acid sequence: MMRTMFKSKIHRATVTQADLHYVGSVTVDAELMEAADLLPGELVHIVDIDNGARLETYVIEGERGSGVIGINGAAAHLVHPGDLVILISYAQVDDAEARGLTPRIVHVDAGNRIVALGADASEPVPGTATERSPHAVPAAR
- a CDS encoding IS3 family transposase; this encodes MDEPRDRFGGVEPICRVLTEHDCKIAPSTYYAHHKRRESPAARIIRDAELKTLIQDVCEANYRVYGARKIWRHLNRQGQPVARCTVERLMRELGITGAIRGKKVITTIPAPAAPRAPDLVDRDFVASAPNRCWVADFTHIATFSGVVYVAFVVDTFSRRIVGWAASTSKQTQLAPDALDMGLWQRDREGRPPGTGNLVHHSNAGSQYTSFALAEHLAAAGIRRAGRIPLQPPDDLSEKSASGRHES
- a CDS encoding transposase, which gives rise to MARPSQYPLELRRRAVRMVAEVRPEYDTEWAAMKAVASKLGIGTTETLRKWVREDQVDAGARPGTTTEESTQIKAMKKQIAELKRANEILKAAASFFAAELDRPHTRS
- a CDS encoding DUF2785 domain-containing protein, with the protein product MIDWKSVEAGDCAVPADRPMDDLVRELSRALADPDPLVRDGAPYTVLATWIARGAIGTSRRLELGDEMATRFTDARVEARTFAPLVLDMLVAAGDFKAGWVDAFEHWYPAEQDLRGHDDTLGWLHAVAHGADLLAGFGRHPEVAPVRMLDLAAARLTAPTDHVYDQMEDDRLARAIARVLTRTDLSERDAVGWLDPIADRFGADRISTPVPAHISNCLRTLRLLYILADRGVRPTSELPAEPLHHRDAVKSGIASVLDRIVRR
- a CDS encoding clavaminate synthase family protein is translated as MPETTPGTTQSSAVAAGWALDPADADACERLARTLCTGGHDQVDNPEWVAGARDAWEDLPFPLRRGVRRFRRHSGPHGTLLISGLPVDQAALPATPTVPGSVQRQATISAAVLTMVACGLGEPLAYRAEKSGALVQDVVPVPGQETFHGNAGSVPLSFHTENGFHPHPPDYVIFLCLRADHDQIAGMRIAGIRQALPLLTPASRQALFAPEFITTPPPSFGPATAASEPDVKPRPVLSGAVEDPDIRMAQLVTTPLTPRATAALTEFGRACDATARTLRLTPGDLVIIDNRVTVHGRTAFHPRYDGADRWLQRTYVTTDLRRSRDHRPHDGHVLAR
- a CDS encoding IS5 family transposase produces the protein MTERRPYPSDLSDARWELIEPVLTDWRAECRSRALNIGRPPEHDLRTILDAILYVDRTGVQWRYLPHDFPPWETVYGYFAKWEKDGVFAQLSGLLRSLLREHEGRNAEPSACVIDAQSVKTSTSVPATSQGTDAGKKIVGRKRSIVTDTLGLLLAVLVTAASVQDSVAGTSLIDTVAAEHPTIRKVWVDGGYRQHLVEHAAALGIDMEITQRRPGTRGFTPIPKRWPVERTYGWLMFHRRLARDYEALPTRSEAMIHLAMTDLMARRLTGETTVSWRDLTAQDETRSTG